A stretch of Microbacterium sp. 4R-513 DNA encodes these proteins:
- a CDS encoding LysR substrate-binding domain-containing protein produces the protein MAKGGGSRRAPRQGKSVKRTDASSPRRANTPARATRPKPAAPEPTAPEPSTFVLGAIPGATPGKWIDTWRERMPRVELELRPLAVAAQREELLSGELDAALVRLPLVADGLHVIPLYDEQPVVVVSKDSHLTAVDELNLADLEGEVVIAPLDDVLGVTVPGAVAPAFDPPETTGDAIATVGSGVGVVIVPMSLARLHQRRDAASIPLRDGPVSQVALAWPADRTTPHVDAFVGIVRGRTANSSRA, from the coding sequence ATGGCGAAAGGCGGTGGTTCGCGGCGAGCGCCCCGGCAGGGCAAGAGCGTGAAGAGGACGGATGCCTCGTCCCCGCGCCGCGCGAACACCCCCGCACGCGCGACCCGGCCGAAACCCGCCGCCCCGGAGCCCACCGCCCCCGAGCCGTCGACCTTCGTGCTCGGCGCCATCCCCGGAGCGACCCCGGGAAAGTGGATCGACACGTGGCGCGAGCGCATGCCGCGGGTCGAGCTGGAGCTGCGCCCGCTCGCCGTCGCCGCCCAGCGCGAGGAGCTGCTGTCCGGCGAACTCGACGCGGCTCTCGTGCGGCTGCCTCTGGTCGCGGACGGACTGCACGTCATCCCCCTGTACGACGAGCAGCCTGTCGTCGTCGTCTCGAAGGATTCGCATCTGACCGCTGTCGACGAGCTGAACCTCGCCGACCTCGAGGGAGAGGTCGTCATCGCACCGCTCGACGACGTCCTGGGCGTCACCGTGCCCGGTGCGGTGGCTCCGGCCTTCGACCCTCCCGAGACGACGGGGGACGCGATCGCCACGGTCGGCTCCGGGGTCGGCGTCGTGATCGTGCCGATGTCGCTGGCGCGGCTGCACCAGCGGCGGGACGCGGCATCCATCCCCCTTCGTGACGGGCCGGTATCCCAGGTCGCGCTCGCGTGGCCGGCCGACCGTACGACGCCGCACGTCGACGCGTTCGTCGGCATCGTGCGGGGGCGGACGGCCAACTCTTCGCGCGCCTGA
- a CDS encoding GMP synthase, producing MTRGRLLYVCVRPQQGAAAAEYESFRRATRLDASQLAQHDLVREPLPADVFDRYSGFLVGGSPFNTTDPESTKTDVQKRLEKDLTTIAEQAAAATTAALFTCYGIGVVTRFLGGEVSRAYPEDTGATVVELTREGAADPLFGELATRFSALTAHKEGSAVPPPGGVLLAKNEGCPVQAYRVGDRLYATQFHPEPTPKAFTERMAVYRDDGYFAAHDYEHIAAQVLAASVTEPVRLLRRFARRFGPEQS from the coding sequence ATGACCCGCGGCCGGTTGCTCTACGTGTGCGTGCGGCCGCAGCAGGGAGCGGCCGCAGCGGAGTACGAGTCGTTCCGCCGCGCGACCCGCCTCGACGCGTCGCAGCTGGCCCAGCACGACCTCGTGCGCGAGCCGCTCCCGGCCGACGTGTTCGACCGCTACAGCGGATTCCTCGTCGGTGGCAGCCCCTTCAACACGACCGATCCCGAGTCGACCAAGACCGACGTCCAGAAGCGCCTGGAGAAGGACCTGACGACCATTGCCGAGCAGGCCGCGGCGGCCACGACGGCCGCCCTGTTCACCTGCTACGGCATCGGGGTCGTCACGAGGTTCCTCGGGGGCGAGGTCAGCCGTGCCTACCCCGAAGACACCGGAGCGACGGTCGTCGAGCTGACCCGGGAGGGCGCGGCCGATCCTCTGTTCGGCGAGCTGGCGACGCGGTTCTCCGCTCTCACGGCGCACAAGGAGGGCTCGGCGGTGCCGCCGCCGGGCGGCGTGCTGCTGGCGAAGAACGAGGGATGCCCCGTGCAGGCGTACCGCGTCGGCGACCGCCTCTACGCGACCCAGTTCCACCCCGAGCCGACGCCCAAGGCCTTCACGGAGCGCATGGCCGTGTACCGCGACGACGGCTACTTCGCCGCGCACGACTACGAGCACATCGCGGCGCAGGTGCTCGCGGCATCCGTCACCGAACCCGTGCGGCTGCTGCGGCGGTTCGCCCGGCGCTTCGGTCCCGAGCAGTCCTGA
- a CDS encoding tryptophan-rich sensory protein, with translation MIIAAAVGTGAFGGTPVQDLQGGALDSDGSFLAPARPAFSIWSVIYLLLIAYTVWQAFPGQRSDARQRAIGWWVGLTAVLNGVWLLTAQFGTLPLTVLVLFLLVAALGVTFQRTVAVPSERPVDAILIDATTGLHLGWCTLATVANTAAWLTASGVEVDAPAVWGIAVLVVVAAIGIAIPLLSGGRFAPGLAIGWGLIWLAVGRLTGEPASAPIGITAIVVAIIVVVTPFVIVISRARRGGRWFRP, from the coding sequence ATGATCATCGCCGCCGCCGTCGGCACCGGTGCCTTCGGCGGCACGCCGGTCCAGGACCTGCAGGGTGGAGCGCTCGACAGCGACGGCTCATTCCTTGCGCCCGCGCGTCCGGCCTTCTCGATCTGGAGCGTCATCTACCTGCTCCTGATCGCCTACACCGTGTGGCAGGCCTTTCCCGGACAGCGCAGCGATGCCCGCCAGCGAGCGATCGGCTGGTGGGTCGGGCTGACCGCCGTCCTCAACGGCGTCTGGCTTCTCACGGCCCAGTTCGGCACTCTGCCGCTCACGGTGCTCGTGCTGTTCCTGCTCGTCGCCGCGCTCGGCGTGACGTTCCAGCGCACAGTCGCCGTTCCGTCGGAGCGGCCCGTCGACGCGATCCTCATCGACGCGACGACCGGACTCCACCTCGGCTGGTGCACCCTCGCCACCGTCGCCAACACCGCCGCCTGGCTCACCGCTTCGGGCGTCGAGGTCGATGCGCCGGCCGTCTGGGGCATCGCGGTGCTCGTGGTCGTCGCGGCGATCGGCATCGCCATCCCGCTTCTGAGCGGCGGGCGCTTCGCCCCCGGCCTCGCCATCGGCTGGGGCCTCATCTGGCTCGCCGTCGGCCGCCTCACCGGCGAGCCGGCGAGCGCCCCGATCGGGATCACCGCCATCGTCGTCGCGATAATCGTGGTCGTGACGCCCTTCGTCATCGTGATCTCCCGCGCGCGGCGAGGTGGGCGGTGGTTCCGCCCCTGA
- a CDS encoding glutaminase translates to MNLFALFDSARTRLQVIPREGLGELIEPPRILGIRRGPRIVSRGSVWHLGALLISEDAVYATGDIIRAHEEVRRGYPAESQRRRAELAAAARRGGFAEGQTVHLGWTMIDLAAVGEGEASGPLTLIAGVPSIRWSPRGGFVPLEGYLEERISLLLHPPLGMGESPG, encoded by the coding sequence GTGAACCTCTTCGCCCTGTTCGACAGTGCGCGCACGAGACTGCAGGTGATCCCCCGCGAGGGGCTCGGTGAGCTCATCGAGCCTCCCCGCATCCTCGGCATCCGCCGGGGGCCGCGCATCGTCTCGCGCGGTTCGGTGTGGCACCTCGGGGCCCTTCTGATCTCGGAGGACGCGGTCTACGCGACCGGCGACATCATCCGCGCGCACGAAGAGGTGCGCCGCGGATACCCGGCCGAGTCGCAGCGGCGCCGGGCCGAGCTCGCGGCGGCCGCCCGCCGCGGCGGATTCGCCGAGGGGCAGACGGTCCACCTCGGCTGGACGATGATCGACCTGGCGGCGGTCGGGGAGGGCGAGGCATCCGGTCCTCTCACCCTGATCGCCGGAGTGCCCAGCATCCGCTGGAGCCCGCGCGGGGGCTTCGTGCCGCTCGAGGGCTACCTCGAGGAGCGGATCTCGCTGCTGCTGCACCCGCCGCTCGGCATGGGGGAGTCTCCCGGATGA
- a CDS encoding cation:proton antiporter has product MSTQQTTILVIFVLAVLAPLVARFLGRWVRVPIVVFELLLGILVGPALLGWAQPSAFVDVLSNFGLAMLFFMAGSEIELTALQGRTGRRAAGGWLISLVAGIAAGWLIAPGEAAVVVGVALCSTALGTLLPMLRDEGELKTPFGKSISAIGAVGEFGPLIAISLFLGGRDPGIATIVLLLFVALAGAAIWWAFRVPQGALHRAVNASLHTSGQFAVRFVAFALAVLVSISIVLDLDMLLGAFTAGVVWRLIMRDAKEEDRHAVESKVEAVAFGFLVPIFFIYTGITFDLEALLANPILFLLLPVGLILLLVIRGLPSTLAAPEASSRRDRVATALYGATGLPIIVAVTAIGVDEKLISSGLASALVGAGMLSVLLYPLIGTLVRREPVTAPATLEDDLA; this is encoded by the coding sequence GTGAGCACGCAGCAAACGACGATCCTCGTCATCTTCGTCCTGGCGGTGCTCGCACCCCTCGTGGCGCGGTTCCTCGGCCGCTGGGTGCGCGTGCCCATCGTCGTCTTCGAGCTCCTGCTCGGCATCCTCGTGGGGCCCGCCCTCCTCGGGTGGGCCCAGCCGTCGGCCTTCGTCGACGTGCTGTCGAACTTCGGGCTCGCGATGCTCTTCTTCATGGCCGGCTCCGAGATCGAGCTGACGGCGCTGCAGGGGCGCACGGGCCGGCGGGCGGCCGGGGGATGGCTCATCAGCCTCGTCGCCGGCATCGCGGCGGGGTGGCTGATCGCGCCCGGCGAGGCCGCGGTGGTCGTCGGCGTGGCGCTCTGCTCGACGGCGCTCGGAACGCTCCTGCCGATGCTCCGCGACGAGGGAGAGCTCAAGACGCCCTTCGGCAAGTCCATCTCGGCCATCGGCGCGGTCGGCGAGTTCGGCCCGCTCATCGCCATCTCGCTCTTCCTCGGGGGTCGCGACCCCGGGATCGCGACCATCGTGCTCCTCCTCTTCGTCGCGCTCGCGGGCGCGGCGATCTGGTGGGCCTTCCGCGTGCCGCAGGGCGCTCTGCACCGGGCGGTCAACGCCTCGCTCCACACGTCGGGGCAGTTCGCGGTGCGCTTCGTCGCGTTCGCCCTCGCGGTGCTCGTCTCGATCAGCATCGTCCTCGACCTCGACATGCTGCTCGGCGCCTTCACGGCCGGTGTGGTGTGGCGGCTCATCATGCGCGACGCGAAGGAGGAGGACCGCCACGCAGTCGAGAGCAAGGTCGAGGCGGTCGCCTTCGGCTTCCTCGTGCCGATCTTCTTCATCTACACGGGCATCACGTTCGATCTCGAGGCGCTCCTCGCCAACCCGATCCTCTTCCTGCTGCTGCCCGTCGGGCTGATCCTGCTGCTTGTCATCCGGGGACTGCCCTCGACCCTCGCCGCGCCGGAAGCGTCATCCCGCCGGGATCGCGTGGCGACCGCGCTGTACGGCGCGACGGGGCTTCCGATCATCGTCGCGGTGACGGCGATCGGCGTCGACGAGAAGCTCATCTCCAGCGGGCTCGCCTCCGCCCTCGTCGGCGCGGGGATGCTCTCGGTGCTGCTCTACCCGCTCATCGGCACGCTCGTGCGACGCGAGCCCGTCACGGCGCCGGCAACCCTCGAGGACGACTTGGCGTGA
- a CDS encoding transposase — MPKPPAPDELDAIAVELYALPPAEFTAARNARAAASDRPLGARVKKLPKPAVAAWAVSLLGREGQLGDALELASALREAQDDLDAAELSRLSGQRRALVAALSKQAAALAGERGVAVGAAAREDVEKTINAAVMDAAAAAAVMTGRLVRPLEATGFESVDLTDALGGSAPDGSAAPPPPSRDDLAERRARKEAEKAAREAERAESEAERELSRIEGRLGKARERADLLHERLEDLRDEVARFERDSADAEAEVKRIDEERSEAASVARAASKKAEAAREALEERGGR, encoded by the coding sequence ATGCCGAAGCCTCCGGCGCCCGATGAGCTCGACGCGATCGCCGTCGAGCTCTACGCCCTGCCCCCGGCGGAGTTCACCGCGGCGCGCAATGCCCGGGCCGCGGCATCCGATCGCCCTCTCGGGGCGCGGGTGAAGAAGCTGCCCAAGCCCGCCGTCGCGGCCTGGGCGGTGAGCCTGCTCGGACGTGAGGGGCAGCTCGGCGATGCCCTCGAGCTGGCGTCCGCGCTGCGCGAAGCGCAGGACGATCTCGACGCCGCGGAGCTCTCGAGGCTGAGCGGCCAGCGCCGGGCGCTGGTCGCCGCGCTGTCGAAGCAGGCCGCCGCCCTCGCGGGGGAGCGGGGCGTCGCGGTCGGTGCGGCTGCCCGCGAAGACGTCGAGAAGACGATCAACGCGGCGGTGATGGATGCCGCGGCCGCCGCCGCCGTGATGACCGGCCGTCTCGTTCGACCCCTCGAGGCGACGGGCTTCGAGAGCGTGGATCTCACCGACGCGCTCGGCGGCTCAGCGCCCGACGGAAGCGCGGCTCCCCCTCCGCCTTCGCGCGACGACCTCGCCGAGCGGCGCGCCCGCAAAGAGGCGGAGAAGGCAGCCCGCGAAGCGGAGCGTGCGGAATCGGAGGCGGAGCGCGAACTGTCGCGCATCGAGGGCCGACTCGGCAAGGCGCGCGAACGTGCCGACCTGCTGCACGAGCGACTGGAGGATCTGCGGGACGAGGTCGCGCGCTTCGAGCGCGATTCCGCCGACGCCGAGGCCGAGGTGAAGCGGATCGACGAGGAGCGCTCGGAAGCGGCATCCGTCGCCCGCGCCGCGAGCAAGAAGGCCGAGGCCGCCCGAGAGGCTCTCGAAGAGCGTGGGGGACGGTGA
- a CDS encoding TetR/AcrR family transcriptional regulator, giving the protein MPKVSDEYREARRDEIAQAAIRCLERNGVRDTSIADIVAESGLSTGAIYSHFTNKAELARYIVGRFLGVRIDELEHRAAEGEVLSPREILLTMLGIFTSTGLSPGLVLQFWGEAMVDPEIRAEMTNTIGRLFSGLQAAILPWARAQTPDDAAAAALSARAARTVVTLAQGFIANTAMLGRREPAEYVEFAASVLSS; this is encoded by the coding sequence ATGCCCAAAGTGTCGGACGAGTACCGCGAGGCACGACGTGACGAGATCGCCCAGGCGGCGATCCGCTGCCTCGAGCGCAACGGCGTGCGCGACACCTCGATCGCCGACATCGTCGCCGAATCGGGTCTGTCGACCGGCGCGATCTACTCGCACTTCACGAACAAGGCGGAACTCGCGCGCTACATCGTCGGCCGGTTCCTCGGCGTGCGGATCGACGAGCTCGAGCACCGCGCAGCCGAAGGCGAAGTGCTCTCTCCGCGCGAGATCCTGCTGACGATGCTCGGGATCTTCACCTCGACAGGACTCTCCCCCGGGCTCGTGCTGCAGTTCTGGGGCGAGGCGATGGTCGACCCCGAGATCCGCGCCGAGATGACCAACACCATCGGGCGGCTCTTCTCAGGCCTGCAGGCGGCGATCCTGCCGTGGGCGCGCGCGCAGACACCGGATGACGCGGCGGCCGCCGCGCTCTCGGCGCGGGCGGCGCGCACAGTCGTGACGCTCGCTCAGGGCTTCATCGCGAACACCGCGATGCTGGGGCGACGCGAACCCGCGGAGTACGTGGAGTTCGCGGCATCCGTCCTCTCGTCCTGA
- a CDS encoding GTP pyrophosphokinase family protein — translation MALPADEASVTISPSELRSLRDELQRFLLEYRFGMQEIETKIGILREEFEHTHAYNPIEHVSSRLKSPDSIVDKVARKGIDPGFESIRARVTDIAGVRVTCSFVTDVYRLFDLLVRQDDITLLTVKDYIANPKPNGYQSLHAIVEVPVFLSTGRVEVPVEVQFRTIAMDFWASLEHKIYYKYDSQVPDRLLAELKEAADSAAALDHRMERLHRELHGPHPSPVVAI, via the coding sequence ATGGCCCTCCCCGCCGACGAAGCGTCGGTCACGATCTCGCCGTCCGAGCTGCGCAGTCTGCGCGACGAGCTGCAGCGGTTTCTCCTCGAGTACCGCTTCGGGATGCAGGAGATCGAGACGAAGATCGGCATCCTGCGCGAGGAGTTCGAGCACACGCATGCGTACAACCCGATCGAGCACGTCTCGAGCCGCCTGAAGTCGCCCGACAGCATCGTCGACAAGGTGGCGCGCAAGGGCATCGATCCCGGCTTCGAGTCGATCCGCGCACGCGTCACCGACATCGCCGGCGTGCGCGTCACCTGCAGCTTCGTCACCGACGTCTACCGACTGTTCGACCTGCTCGTCCGGCAGGACGACATCACGCTCCTCACGGTCAAGGACTACATCGCGAACCCCAAGCCCAACGGCTACCAGAGCCTGCACGCGATCGTCGAGGTGCCCGTCTTCCTGTCGACGGGCCGCGTCGAGGTGCCGGTCGAGGTGCAGTTCCGCACGATCGCGATGGACTTCTGGGCGAGCCTCGAGCACAAGATCTATTACAAGTACGACAGCCAGGTGCCCGACCGGCTGCTCGCCGAACTGAAGGAGGCGGCGGACTCCGCCGCTGCCCTCGACCACCGCATGGAGCGCCTGCATCGCGAGCTCCACGGACCGCACCCGTCGCCGGTCGTCGCGATCTGA
- a CDS encoding FGGY family carbohydrate kinase — protein sequence MSLVMGVDSSTQSCKVVIADAATGAAVRQGRASHPDGTEVDTAAWWVALHAAIRDAGGLDDVTAWAIGGQQHGMVAIDAEGRVIRPALLWNDTRSAGAAADLIAEFGADVLTQRTGLVPVASFTITKLRWLRDHEPENAARVAAVALPHDWLTWRLRGFGPAGESPRGPVLEELVTDRSDASGTGYWNPDTDDYDRDLLTAALGHDALLPRVLGPVEWVEDQDGRRVGPGAGDNAGAALGLGAGPGDVVVSIGTSGTVFAVSEKRTIDPTGTVAGFADADGRFLPLVATLNAARVLDAIGRVLGVDHAELSRLALAAEPGAGGLALVPYFEGERTPNLPDATASLTGMTLASTTRENLARAAVEGMLSGLGAGLEALRALGVPLERALLVGGGAQSEAVRAIAPQVLGIPVEVPEPGEYVALGAARQAARVASA from the coding sequence ATGAGCCTGGTCATGGGAGTCGACTCGTCGACGCAGTCGTGCAAGGTCGTGATCGCTGATGCCGCGACCGGCGCCGCCGTCCGGCAAGGGCGTGCGTCGCACCCCGACGGGACAGAGGTCGACACCGCCGCCTGGTGGGTCGCCCTGCACGCGGCGATCAGAGACGCCGGCGGGCTCGACGACGTCACCGCCTGGGCGATCGGCGGCCAGCAGCACGGCATGGTCGCGATCGATGCCGAGGGCCGCGTCATCCGTCCCGCCCTGCTCTGGAACGACACCCGGAGCGCGGGCGCCGCGGCAGACCTGATCGCGGAGTTCGGCGCCGACGTGCTCACCCAGCGCACAGGCCTCGTGCCCGTCGCCTCGTTCACCATCACCAAGCTGCGGTGGCTCCGCGACCACGAGCCCGAGAACGCCGCCCGCGTCGCCGCCGTCGCGCTCCCGCACGACTGGCTCACGTGGCGCCTGCGCGGCTTCGGGCCGGCGGGCGAGTCGCCGCGCGGCCCCGTGCTCGAGGAGCTCGTGACGGACCGATCGGATGCCTCGGGCACCGGTTACTGGAACCCCGACACCGACGACTACGACCGCGACCTGCTCACGGCCGCCCTCGGCCACGACGCGCTGCTGCCGCGAGTGCTCGGACCGGTCGAATGGGTGGAAGACCAGGACGGCCGCCGGGTCGGGCCCGGCGCCGGCGACAACGCCGGTGCGGCCCTCGGCCTCGGCGCTGGACCGGGCGACGTCGTCGTGTCGATCGGCACGTCGGGGACCGTCTTCGCCGTGAGCGAGAAGCGCACGATCGACCCCACCGGCACGGTCGCGGGCTTCGCCGACGCCGATGGGCGCTTCCTGCCGCTCGTCGCGACCCTCAACGCCGCGCGCGTGCTCGATGCCATCGGGCGCGTCCTGGGCGTCGATCACGCAGAGCTCTCGCGCCTCGCCCTCGCCGCCGAGCCGGGCGCCGGCGGACTCGCGCTCGTGCCGTACTTCGAGGGCGAGCGCACGCCGAACCTTCCCGACGCGACGGCGTCGCTCACCGGCATGACCCTCGCCTCGACGACCCGCGAGAACCTCGCGCGGGCGGCGGTGGAGGGGATGCTGTCCGGCCTCGGCGCGGGGCTGGAGGCGCTCCGCGCGCTCGGCGTGCCGCTCGAGCGGGCCCTGCTCGTCGGCGGCGGCGCGCAGTCCGAAGCGGTGCGCGCGATCGCCCCGCAGGTGCTCGGCATCCCCGTCGAGGTCCCCGAGCCCGGCGAGTACGTCGCCCTGGGCGCCGCCCGTCAGGCTGCGCGCGTCGCGTCGGCCTGA
- the xylA gene encoding xylose isomerase → MPTPTRADKFSFGLWTIGYNGTDPFGGPTRHPLDVVHAVEKLAELGAYGLTFHDDDLFAFGSTDAERQTQIDRLKGALADTGLIIPMVTTNLFSAPVFKDGGFTSNDRQVRRFALRKVFRQLDLGAELGAKTFVMWGGREGAEYDSAKDIRAALERYREAVNLLGDYVTDKGYDIRFAIEPKPNEPRGDILLPTLGHAIAFIDSLERPELVGLNPEVGHEQMAGLNFAAGIAQALYHGKLFHIDLNGQRGIKYDQDLVFGHGDLHNAFALVDLLENGGPGGVPAYDGPRHFDYKPSRTEDETGVWDSAAANMRTYLLLKERAAAFRADPEVQEALEAARVPELSQPTLNEGESYEDFLADRSAYEDFDPSVYLGGKGFGFVRLQQLATEHLLGARG, encoded by the coding sequence ATGCCCACCCCCACCCGTGCCGACAAGTTCTCGTTCGGTCTCTGGACCATCGGCTACAACGGCACCGACCCCTTCGGCGGCCCGACGCGGCACCCGCTCGACGTCGTTCACGCGGTCGAGAAGCTCGCGGAGCTCGGCGCGTACGGCCTCACCTTCCACGACGACGACCTCTTCGCCTTCGGGTCGACGGATGCCGAGCGCCAGACGCAGATCGACCGACTGAAGGGCGCTCTCGCCGACACCGGCCTCATCATCCCCATGGTGACGACCAACCTCTTCTCGGCACCGGTCTTCAAGGACGGCGGCTTCACGTCGAACGACCGCCAGGTGCGCCGCTTCGCCCTGCGCAAGGTGTTCCGCCAGCTCGACCTCGGCGCCGAGCTCGGCGCCAAGACCTTCGTCATGTGGGGCGGGCGCGAGGGCGCCGAGTATGACTCGGCCAAGGACATCCGCGCGGCGCTCGAGCGCTACCGCGAGGCCGTCAACCTCCTCGGCGACTACGTCACCGACAAGGGCTACGACATCCGCTTCGCGATCGAGCCCAAGCCGAACGAGCCGCGCGGCGACATCCTGCTGCCGACGCTCGGCCACGCGATCGCCTTCATCGACTCGCTCGAGCGTCCCGAGCTCGTGGGCCTCAACCCCGAGGTCGGCCACGAGCAGATGGCGGGCCTCAACTTCGCCGCCGGCATCGCCCAGGCGCTGTACCACGGCAAGCTCTTCCACATCGACCTGAACGGCCAGCGGGGCATCAAGTACGACCAGGACCTCGTCTTCGGCCACGGCGACCTGCACAACGCCTTCGCGCTCGTCGACCTGCTCGAGAACGGCGGCCCCGGCGGCGTCCCCGCATACGACGGCCCCCGCCACTTCGACTACAAGCCGAGCCGCACCGAGGACGAGACCGGCGTCTGGGACTCGGCTGCCGCAAACATGCGCACGTACCTGCTGCTCAAGGAGCGCGCCGCGGCCTTCCGCGCCGACCCCGAGGTGCAGGAGGCGCTCGAGGCCGCCCGCGTCCCCGAGCTGTCGCAGCCGACGCTCAACGAGGGCGAGTCGTACGAGGACTTCCTCGCCGACCGCTCGGCCTACGAGGACTTCGACCCGTCGGTGTACCTCGGCGGCAAGGGCTTCGGGTTCGTCCGCCTGCAGCAGCTCGCGACCGAGCACCTGCTCGGCGCCCGCGGCTGA
- a CDS encoding ROK family protein: protein MNDPVGSRQANLSRLLRLAHLEGPLSRATLTAATGLNRSTIGDLVGDLVGLGLVEERAPDPSRRVGRPSPLVTAHPRVVAIAVNPEVDALTIGAVGLDRTVRLSERIEMTGLIGPERTAELIAERLAAWRDGELADAAIAGIGVAVPGLVRASDGLVRDAPHLKWTEVALRDLIEAATGLPTVIGNDASMGIVAEHLFGAARGIDDVVYLNGGASGIGGGLIVQGMAISGASGYSGEFGQNRPGIASPADRRAGNGVLEDEVSRSRLLAALHRGNVDEPTLAQLLKEERTPDVLDEVARQRRILATALANAVNVLNPSVVVLGGFLAMLAEHDLEGFTRAVVGQSMPANGEDLDIRPAALAQDRLLIGAAEAAFDELLRDPAGTALR from the coding sequence ATGAACGATCCGGTCGGCAGCCGTCAAGCCAACCTCTCGCGGCTGCTCCGCCTCGCTCACCTCGAAGGCCCGCTCTCGCGGGCGACACTCACCGCGGCGACGGGCCTGAATCGCTCAACGATCGGGGATCTCGTCGGCGACCTCGTCGGGCTCGGGCTCGTGGAGGAGCGGGCGCCCGACCCGAGTCGCCGCGTCGGCCGGCCCTCGCCGCTCGTGACGGCGCATCCGCGTGTCGTCGCGATCGCGGTGAACCCCGAGGTGGACGCGCTGACCATCGGAGCCGTGGGCCTCGACCGGACCGTGCGACTGAGCGAGCGCATCGAGATGACGGGGCTCATCGGCCCCGAGCGCACCGCCGAGCTGATCGCGGAGCGCCTCGCGGCCTGGCGCGACGGCGAGCTGGCCGACGCCGCCATCGCGGGAATCGGCGTCGCGGTGCCCGGTCTGGTGCGCGCATCCGACGGCCTCGTCCGCGACGCGCCGCACCTGAAGTGGACGGAGGTCGCGCTGCGCGACCTGATCGAGGCGGCGACGGGGCTGCCGACGGTCATCGGCAACGACGCCTCGATGGGCATCGTCGCCGAGCACCTGTTCGGAGCCGCGCGCGGCATCGACGACGTCGTGTACCTCAACGGCGGGGCGAGCGGAATCGGCGGCGGCCTCATCGTGCAGGGGATGGCGATCTCGGGCGCGTCGGGATACTCGGGGGAGTTCGGACAGAACCGCCCCGGCATCGCCTCGCCGGCCGATCGCCGCGCGGGCAACGGCGTGCTGGAAGACGAGGTGAGCCGATCGAGGCTCCTCGCGGCCCTTCACCGTGGAAACGTCGACGAGCCGACGCTCGCGCAGCTCCTCAAGGAGGAGCGCACCCCCGACGTGCTCGACGAGGTCGCGAGGCAGCGGCGCATCCTCGCGACGGCTCTGGCCAACGCCGTCAACGTCCTGAACCCGTCGGTGGTCGTGCTGGGCGGATTCCTCGCGATGCTGGCCGAGCACGATCTGGAGGGCTTCACCAGGGCGGTGGTCGGTCAGTCCATGCCGGCGAACGGCGAGGACCTCGACATCCGTCCGGCGGCGCTCGCGCAGGACCGCCTGCTCATCGGCGCTGCCGAGGCGGCCTTCGACGAACTGCTGCGCGACCCGGCCGGCACCGCCCTGCGCTGA